In a genomic window of Dyadobacter fermentans DSM 18053:
- a CDS encoding Ldh family oxidoreductase: MYQASYLKHFTEEVFLAIGCSQGEARLASEVLISADLRGVDSHGIARLAGYVRLYDHGRLNPKPNVTISYETPSTAVVDGDRGLGLVVAPKAMEIAMEKAEQVGSGWVSVRNSNHFGIAGYHAMLALQKDMIGWTMTNAAPLVTPTFSLDKLLGTNPIAVAVPALMEPAFVADFASTAVAYGKFEILQRKGLPAPLGWAQDADGNPTTDSNAVKSGGGLLPLGSDREHGSHKGYGLGAIVDIFSGVLSGANFGPWVPPFATAGFMGVQQSVGLGTGHFLGAMRVDGFRPADEFKADMDKWIGAFRNARAVDGEKVLIPGDPEREMEADRSVNGIKLLEPVVLSLDELAKRFGIPFEINL, from the coding sequence ATGTATCAGGCCAGTTATTTAAAACATTTCACCGAAGAAGTTTTTCTGGCAATAGGATGTTCTCAGGGAGAAGCCAGGCTGGCTTCGGAAGTGCTGATCAGCGCCGATTTACGCGGCGTGGATTCTCATGGAATCGCCCGGCTGGCCGGTTATGTGAGGCTTTACGACCACGGCCGCCTGAACCCCAAGCCGAATGTTACCATTTCTTACGAAACGCCGAGCACGGCAGTAGTGGACGGTGATCGCGGGCTGGGCCTGGTGGTGGCGCCTAAAGCCATGGAAATTGCCATGGAAAAGGCTGAGCAAGTCGGTTCGGGATGGGTATCGGTGCGGAATTCGAACCATTTCGGCATTGCGGGCTATCATGCCATGCTGGCATTGCAGAAAGACATGATCGGCTGGACGATGACGAACGCCGCACCGCTTGTTACGCCAACCTTCTCGCTGGATAAATTACTGGGCACAAATCCGATTGCCGTAGCCGTGCCGGCATTGATGGAACCTGCCTTTGTGGCAGATTTTGCGTCCACGGCCGTAGCGTACGGAAAGTTCGAAATATTACAAAGAAAAGGCCTTCCCGCGCCGCTCGGATGGGCTCAGGATGCGGATGGGAACCCTACCACCGATTCCAATGCAGTCAAAAGCGGCGGCGGATTGCTGCCCCTCGGCTCCGACCGTGAACATGGCAGTCACAAAGGCTATGGCCTGGGTGCGATCGTCGATATTTTCTCCGGTGTGCTTTCCGGTGCTAACTTTGGGCCGTGGGTGCCGCCGTTTGCCACCGCCGGTTTCATGGGCGTGCAGCAAAGCGTGGGGCTCGGTACCGGTCATTTCCTGGGCGCAATGCGCGTGGATGGCTTCCGGCCGGCCGACGAGTTTAAAGCCGATATGGACAAATGGATCGGTGCATTCCGCAATGCGCGGGCCGTGGATGGTGAAAAAGTGCTTATCCCCGGCGATCCTGAACGTGAAATGGAAGCCGATCGTAGCGTGAACGGTATCAAACTGCTCGAACCGGTAGTTTTGTCACTCGACGAACTCGCGAAGCGTTTCGGCATACCATTTGAAATCAATTTGTAA
- a CDS encoding 4a-hydroxytetrahydrobiopterin dehydratase: MWQEEDNKLKKSFSFKDFREAFAFMKKVADVVNEMDHHPFWTNMYNKVSFELNTHDAGDIVTEKDHNLAAAIDRIYNA, translated from the coding sequence ATGTGGCAGGAAGAAGACAACAAACTCAAAAAAAGCTTTTCATTCAAGGATTTCCGCGAAGCTTTTGCCTTTATGAAAAAAGTGGCCGATGTGGTGAACGAAATGGACCACCATCCATTCTGGACCAATATGTACAACAAGGTCAGTTTTGAATTGAATACCCACGATGCCGGAGACATCGTCACCGAAAAGGACCATAACCTGGCTGCTGCGATCGACCGGATTTATAACGCATGA
- a CDS encoding S8 family peptidase → MRKTILLATFSFLLVRVTAFAQSSPRYLVLFKDKGNTTFSVDKPTEFLSQRSVDRRNKQNIAITTNDLPVNPGYLFAIRQIGAQVIYPTRWFNGALVEASDAQLTQIKALPFYKGIELNLPVANITSKSPGIARTAATNRKLETVEEVDYGQMNRQLALMEVADLHKKGFRGENMLIAVLDNGFSQADEVAYFKQLRDDKRIVDTHDFVARDGNVYNDGFHGLNVMSTIAAYLPGNLVGSAFKASFAMYVTENNAGESPYEEITWLMAAERADSLGADVINSSLGYTTFDDEYDSPAYNHTYKDMDGKTTIVSRAARYATRKGILVVNSAGNDGNNSWQYVGAPADVDSVLTVGASNYDRSYSSLSSIGPNAAGIQKPDVAAVGAGTIIGDLAGGASSGYGTSFSAPQIAGLAAVLWQAFPQLTAQQVIYVLKKSGHMSNSPNNMLGYGVPNAVKAQEIAKNEFSPLGTENALLSSVTLSPNPAQNEVTLAIPHTLVGKTGHVSLYAANGASLYDATARLGAKHVIATAQLASGLYLVRLQVDSYERTLKFIKR, encoded by the coding sequence ATGAGAAAAACTATACTACTCGCTACATTTTCATTTCTGCTGGTTCGGGTCACTGCTTTCGCACAAAGTAGCCCAAGGTACCTGGTGCTTTTCAAAGACAAAGGCAACACCACCTTTTCGGTGGACAAGCCTACGGAATTTTTATCCCAAAGATCCGTCGACCGTCGTAACAAGCAAAATATAGCCATCACTACGAACGATCTTCCGGTCAATCCTGGCTACCTGTTCGCCATCCGGCAGATCGGAGCGCAAGTCATATACCCGACCCGCTGGTTCAATGGAGCATTGGTAGAAGCCTCCGATGCCCAGCTCACGCAGATCAAGGCACTGCCATTTTACAAAGGCATCGAACTGAACCTCCCGGTTGCGAATATTACTTCCAAATCGCCCGGTATCGCCCGTACGGCAGCTACGAACCGGAAACTGGAAACAGTGGAAGAAGTGGATTACGGACAAATGAACCGGCAGCTGGCGCTTATGGAAGTGGCCGATTTGCACAAAAAAGGTTTCCGGGGCGAAAACATGCTCATCGCCGTACTCGATAACGGCTTCTCGCAAGCCGATGAAGTAGCCTATTTCAAGCAGCTCCGCGACGACAAGCGCATTGTCGACACACACGACTTCGTTGCCCGCGACGGCAATGTGTACAATGACGGGTTCCACGGACTGAATGTAATGTCGACCATCGCCGCTTACCTGCCGGGCAACCTCGTCGGATCTGCATTTAAGGCCTCCTTTGCCATGTATGTTACGGAAAACAATGCAGGCGAATCGCCCTACGAGGAAATCACATGGCTCATGGCCGCCGAACGCGCCGACAGCCTGGGCGCCGACGTAATCAATTCATCCCTGGGCTACACGACCTTCGACGACGAATACGATTCTCCCGCATATAACCATACCTACAAGGACATGGACGGCAAAACGACCATCGTGAGCCGCGCGGCGCGCTACGCAACGCGCAAGGGGATTCTGGTGGTGAACTCCGCTGGAAACGACGGCAATAACAGCTGGCAATATGTAGGTGCACCGGCCGATGTGGATTCGGTCCTTACCGTGGGCGCTTCCAATTACGACCGCAGCTACTCGTCGCTCAGCTCCATTGGGCCCAATGCGGCGGGAATTCAGAAGCCGGATGTGGCTGCCGTAGGCGCAGGAACCATTATCGGCGACCTTGCCGGCGGTGCGTCGAGCGGGTACGGAACCTCTTTTTCCGCTCCGCAGATCGCCGGACTGGCTGCCGTGTTATGGCAGGCATTCCCGCAACTGACAGCCCAGCAGGTCATTTATGTTTTGAAAAAATCGGGGCATATGTCCAACTCGCCGAATAATATGCTCGGATATGGCGTGCCGAATGCTGTGAAAGCGCAGGAAATTGCGAAAAACGAGTTCTCTCCGCTGGGTACTGAAAACGCATTGCTAAGCTCCGTAACGCTTTCGCCCAATCCTGCACAGAACGAAGTAACGCTCGCCATACCGCACACACTCGTTGGCAAAACCGGCCATGTATCGCTTTATGCGGCGAATGGTGCCAGCTTGTATGACGCAACGGCCCGTCTTGGCGCCAAACACGTGATCGCCACGGCACAGCTCGCATCAGGCCTTTACCTGGTGCGCCTCCAAGTCGACAGCTACGAACGGACATTGAAGTTTATAAAGCGCTAG
- a CDS encoding DUF502 domain-containing protein, translated as MEIKNSFLKRIISYFIRGLVLVAPLYATALIIWSGVEYLDSILPIEVPISDKQTLYLPGLGMLIILFGIILLGFFFSTIVPQSFFKFTESIMRRIPLVSLIYYSIKDLILAFVGDKKKFNQPVLVTMYRDTNIKKIGFITQTDLSHLKIADHVAVYMPLSYSLSGELFIVPAEHVTPVDAKATDVMKMLVSGGVSVKVSKEETTEED; from the coding sequence ATGGAAATTAAAAACTCATTCCTCAAACGCATCATCAGCTACTTCATCCGTGGGCTTGTGCTGGTGGCGCCGCTCTACGCAACCGCGCTGATCATCTGGTCGGGCGTGGAATACCTCGACAGCATTCTTCCCATTGAAGTACCCATTTCGGACAAGCAAACGCTTTATCTCCCCGGCCTGGGCATGCTCATCATCCTTTTCGGCATCATCCTGCTCGGTTTTTTCTTCTCCACGATCGTCCCGCAGTCGTTCTTCAAGTTCACCGAAAGCATCATGCGCCGCATCCCGCTGGTGAGTTTGATCTACTACTCGATCAAGGACCTCATCCTGGCGTTTGTTGGGGATAAAAAGAAGTTCAACCAGCCGGTGCTGGTGACCATGTACCGCGATACCAACATCAAAAAGATCGGTTTCATTACGCAAACCGACCTCAGCCACCTCAAAATCGCAGACCATGTGGCGGTGTACATGCCGCTCTCCTACTCGCTTTCCGGCGAGCTGTTCATCGTCCCCGCCGAGCACGTAACGCCCGTAGATGCAAAGGCCACGGATGTGATGAAAATGCTTGTATCCGGCGGTGTCTCCGTGAAGGTTTCGAAGGAGGAAACCACTGAGGAGGACTAG
- a CDS encoding thymidylate synthase, whose translation MQQYHDLLRHILKEGVRKTDRTGTGTISVFGYQMRFDLKKGFPLVTTKKVHTKSIIHELLWFLQGDTNIGYLKEHNVSIWDEWADENGDLGPVYGKQWRSWAGPDGKSVDQLQEVLKQLKNSPDSRRIIVSAWNPAELPQMKLHPCHALFQFYVAPPDTGAGETNGKLSCQLYQRSADVFLGVPFNIASYALLTMMIARECDLDLGDFVWTGGDTHIYLNHLEQVETQLSREPRALPQMILNPGVKNVLDFRYEDFELVNYNPWPGIKAPVAV comes from the coding sequence ATGCAACAATACCACGACCTGCTGCGCCATATCCTGAAAGAGGGCGTCCGAAAAACCGACCGCACCGGCACCGGCACGATCAGCGTGTTTGGCTACCAAATGCGTTTCGACCTCAAAAAGGGCTTTCCGCTGGTAACGACCAAGAAAGTGCACACGAAGTCGATCATCCACGAATTGCTGTGGTTTTTGCAGGGCGACACCAATATCGGTTACCTGAAAGAGCACAACGTGTCAATCTGGGACGAATGGGCGGATGAAAACGGCGACTTGGGCCCGGTTTACGGCAAACAATGGCGGAGCTGGGCAGGTCCGGACGGGAAGTCCGTCGACCAGTTGCAGGAGGTTTTGAAACAACTCAAAAACTCGCCTGATTCGCGCCGCATCATCGTATCGGCCTGGAATCCGGCCGAGCTGCCGCAGATGAAGCTGCACCCGTGCCATGCATTGTTCCAGTTTTATGTGGCGCCGCCCGATACCGGGGCCGGCGAAACGAATGGCAAGCTTTCCTGCCAGCTCTACCAGCGCAGCGCGGATGTGTTCCTCGGCGTGCCGTTCAATATTGCCAGCTATGCATTGCTCACAATGATGATCGCCCGCGAATGCGACCTCGACCTGGGCGATTTCGTTTGGACCGGTGGTGATACGCACATTTACCTCAACCATTTGGAACAGGTAGAAACGCAGCTCAGCCGTGAGCCGCGCGCATTGCCGCAAATGATCCTGAATCCCGGGGTGAAAAACGTGCTCGACTTCCGTTACGAGGATTTCGAGCTCGTGAACTATAACCCGTGGCCGGGTATCAAGGCGCCGGTGGCCGTGTAA
- a CDS encoding trimeric intracellular cation channel family protein: MNIQYILEIVGTFAFAISGALAVKDQKHQDWFGASFTAFISSIGGGTLRDVLLGSYPLVWISDITIIHAIMLGILATFIFYKFLLRLRKTLFLFDTFGIALFTLVGTEKALNLGVRPEIAVIMGVFTATMGGVIRDVMTNEIPIIYRKEVYATACFTGACVYLILDSIGIERNTAFITSAIVIIVIRILAVRYQWSVPRFFR, from the coding sequence ATGAACATTCAATACATATTAGAAATCGTCGGAACATTCGCATTCGCGATTTCCGGCGCATTGGCTGTGAAGGATCAGAAGCATCAGGATTGGTTTGGTGCGAGCTTCACAGCCTTTATTTCTTCCATCGGCGGCGGTACGCTGCGTGACGTGCTGCTGGGAAGTTACCCGCTCGTGTGGATCAGCGACATTACGATCATCCACGCCATCATGCTCGGCATATTAGCCACATTTATTTTCTACAAATTCCTGCTGAGGCTGCGGAAAACGCTTTTCCTGTTCGATACTTTCGGAATCGCATTGTTTACATTGGTTGGGACTGAAAAGGCATTGAACCTGGGCGTGAGGCCGGAAATCGCCGTGATTATGGGCGTTTTTACGGCCACTATGGGCGGGGTGATCCGCGATGTGATGACGAACGAAATCCCGATCATTTACCGGAAGGAAGTGTACGCCACGGCCTGTTTCACGGGCGCATGCGTGTACCTCATCCTCGACAGTATCGGCATTGAGCGCAATACCGCATTCATTACATCGGCAATCGTGATTATCGTGATCCGCATTCTGGCGGTGCGGTACCAATGGAGCGTGCCGCGGTTTTTCAGGTAA
- a CDS encoding DUF2911 domain-containing protein, translated as MKKYLLSMSLAALMATASVAQRVPAASPAATVMQTVGVTDFTVQYSRPFIKGRKVFANSSALAPYDQVWRTGANMATVFESSTEFTFGGKKVPAGKYALFSIPNGSAWTVILNKNFNQGGTDNYKESEDVARTMVVPTSNEYNEAFKIEIQPVTDSTAFLNLSWSSVNVPVPLTVSTESLTLTALNKAVAEKPEDVATLQSTAGYLLSKGKDLQVALSLADKAIGLKESFGALWTKAQILNKLGKPAEAIPVAQKALAVGAANPDGAYNFYKPQVEKAIADMQAKAAPVKEAASTVKKKKK; from the coding sequence ATGAAAAAGTATCTATTATCGATGTCCCTCGCTGCACTGATGGCGACGGCCTCCGTAGCACAGCGCGTGCCGGCCGCCAGCCCCGCAGCCACCGTCATGCAAACCGTTGGTGTAACCGATTTCACCGTTCAATATTCCCGCCCGTTCATCAAAGGCCGTAAGGTATTCGCCAACAGCTCCGCGCTCGCTCCTTACGATCAGGTGTGGCGCACCGGTGCCAATATGGCCACCGTTTTCGAATCCAGTACCGAGTTTACATTTGGAGGCAAAAAAGTACCTGCGGGCAAGTATGCATTGTTTTCCATCCCCAATGGCTCAGCCTGGACGGTGATTTTGAATAAAAACTTCAACCAGGGCGGCACCGATAACTACAAAGAATCCGAAGATGTAGCCCGCACGATGGTAGTGCCTACCTCCAACGAATATAACGAAGCATTCAAAATCGAAATCCAGCCGGTAACGGACAGCACGGCGTTTTTGAACCTTTCATGGTCGTCTGTGAATGTACCTGTACCTTTGACCGTAAGCACCGAGTCGCTTACATTGACCGCATTGAACAAAGCCGTGGCGGAGAAGCCCGAGGACGTGGCCACGTTGCAAAGCACAGCAGGTTACCTGCTTTCGAAAGGCAAGGATTTGCAGGTTGCATTGTCGCTGGCAGACAAGGCTATTGGTTTGAAAGAATCATTCGGCGCATTGTGGACCAAAGCGCAGATTTTAAACAAACTCGGCAAACCCGCCGAAGCGATCCCCGTAGCGCAAAAAGCATTGGCAGTAGGCGCAGCCAACCCCGACGGCGCTTACAATTTCTACAAGCCGCAGGTTGAGAAGGCAATCGCCGACATGCAGGCCAAAGCCGCACCGGTGAAAGAAGCCGCTTCAACCGTTAAAAAGAAGAAAAAATAG
- a CDS encoding OsmC family protein, giving the protein MKVELVRVDDAFHFEGTGSSEVKVHTDGSPEIGGQNLGVRPMELLLMGLASCSAIDVVLILKKQRQDITDFRVVADGDREQEPDTQRKPFRKIHLTFKFAGNNLDEAKIQRAIGLSMEKYCSATAQLEALATITYDVEIATV; this is encoded by the coding sequence ATGAAAGTAGAACTAGTCCGCGTAGATGACGCCTTCCATTTCGAAGGCACCGGTTCCTCCGAAGTAAAAGTACATACCGACGGCTCGCCCGAAATCGGCGGCCAGAACCTCGGCGTGAGGCCGATGGAGCTCCTGCTGATGGGCCTAGCCAGTTGCAGCGCCATTGATGTGGTACTCATTCTCAAAAAGCAGCGCCAAGACATCACCGATTTCCGTGTGGTAGCCGACGGCGACCGCGAGCAGGAGCCGGATACGCAGCGCAAGCCATTCCGTAAAATCCATTTGACCTTCAAATTTGCCGGAAACAACCTCGATGAGGCTAAAATCCAGCGTGCGATCGGCCTTTCGATGGAGAAATACTGCTCGGCAACCGCTCAGCTGGAAGCGCTGGCAACCATTACTTACGACGTTGAAATCGCGACAGTTTAG
- a CDS encoding FMN-binding glutamate synthase family protein has protein sequence MEAVWSFLASVPVWLYIILGIALAIALRDVLQKRHTIQHNFPLVGHFRYMIEKIGPELRQYIVANNREELPFNRRQRSWIYASSKKENNYQGFGTDQNMQDAGYVLIKPSLLPYRVDTTHSHHVKNGNDPHHYTIPCAKVIGEYHGRKRPYRPRSVVNVSAMSYGSLSARAIESLNKGSFKFGNYHNTGEGGLSPYHKYGADVVFNMGTSYFGVRDDDGNFVMEKLVALMRNNPSVRMIELKLSQGAKPGKGGVLPASKITAEIAEIRGVPMGKDVVSPPYHSAFSNVTEMVDFIEAMAAATGLPVGIKSAVGKTDMWEELADLMVETGKGPDFITIDGGEGGTGAAPPSFADHVSLPLVFAFSTVYKIFQNRNLNDKITFIASGKLGLPAQAVMAFAMGADVINVAREAMLSIGCIQAQSCHTNRCPTGIATNNKWLESGIDPALKSERFNNYMKTLAKEIIEITHAAGYEHPCQFGMADIDISMGDNNRTITLADNYGYLKTVVPFSDINALLDCDHLGGRDIPGEKTA, from the coding sequence ATGGAAGCTGTCTGGTCCTTCCTGGCATCCGTGCCAGTGTGGCTTTATATTATCCTGGGCATTGCGCTCGCGATCGCACTCAGGGATGTTTTACAAAAAAGGCACACCATTCAGCATAACTTTCCGCTGGTAGGGCATTTCCGGTACATGATCGAGAAGATCGGGCCGGAACTGCGCCAATACATTGTAGCTAACAACCGGGAAGAGCTGCCGTTCAACCGCCGGCAGCGATCCTGGATTTACGCTTCCTCCAAAAAAGAAAACAACTACCAGGGCTTCGGCACCGACCAGAATATGCAGGACGCGGGTTATGTCCTCATTAAGCCCTCGCTCCTGCCCTATCGTGTGGATACCACGCACAGCCACCACGTCAAAAACGGCAACGACCCGCATCATTACACCATTCCATGCGCCAAGGTCATAGGCGAGTACCACGGCCGCAAGCGTCCCTACCGGCCGCGTTCGGTTGTGAATGTGAGCGCGATGAGCTATGGTTCGCTGTCGGCACGGGCCATCGAATCGCTGAATAAAGGTTCTTTCAAATTCGGCAACTACCATAATACCGGCGAAGGCGGCCTGTCGCCCTATCACAAATACGGCGCGGATGTGGTGTTCAACATGGGTACGTCCTATTTCGGCGTGCGCGACGACGACGGCAATTTCGTAATGGAAAAGCTCGTAGCGCTTATGCGCAACAACCCGAGCGTACGCATGATCGAGCTGAAACTATCCCAGGGCGCCAAGCCCGGCAAGGGTGGCGTGCTGCCGGCGAGCAAGATCACGGCGGAAATCGCCGAAATCCGCGGTGTGCCGATGGGGAAAGACGTGGTTTCGCCCCCTTATCACAGCGCATTCTCGAATGTGACCGAAATGGTCGACTTTATTGAGGCAATGGCCGCCGCGACCGGCCTGCCCGTCGGGATTAAGTCGGCGGTGGGCAAAACCGACATGTGGGAAGAGCTCGCCGACCTGATGGTGGAGACCGGCAAAGGCCCCGACTTCATCACGATCGACGGTGGCGAAGGCGGCACTGGCGCAGCACCGCCATCGTTCGCAGACCACGTGTCGCTGCCTTTGGTATTTGCATTCAGCACGGTGTACAAAATATTCCAGAACAGGAACCTGAACGACAAGATCACGTTCATCGCATCGGGCAAACTCGGGCTTCCGGCGCAGGCCGTCATGGCATTTGCGATGGGCGCCGACGTGATCAACGTTGCACGTGAAGCCATGCTGTCGATCGGGTGCATCCAGGCGCAGAGCTGCCACACCAACCGCTGCCCGACGGGCATTGCGACCAACAACAAATGGCTCGAATCGGGTATCGACCCGGCGCTGAAAAGCGAGCGGTTCAACAACTACATGAAAACACTCGCCAAAGAAATCATCGAAATCACGCACGCCGCAGGCTATGAGCATCCTTGCCAGTTCGGAATGGCCGATATCGACATTTCAATGGGTGATAACAACCGCACCATTACGCTGGCGGATAATTATGGTTATCTCAAAACCGTGGTCCCTTTCAGCGACATCAATGCATTGCTCGACTGCGACCACCTCGGAGGGCGCGATATACCGGGTGAAAAAACAGCCTAA
- a CDS encoding NUDIX hydrolase, whose amino-acid sequence MKRDSLLSLLASYEPEPGLEAEMHNDTVDFVKQHPDCFERSLLKGHITASGWVLSPGKDSVLLMHHRKLDRWFQPGGHCDGDPNVREVAMKEVMEETGITALQALHDGIFDVDVHLIPENKDIPAHFHYDIRFAFKAAEGQEIVLNSESKDVQWVPVSQVQHSNDSESIMRMVRKTSLFAAPVD is encoded by the coding sequence ATGAAAAGGGACAGTTTGCTCTCGCTGCTGGCATCATACGAGCCGGAGCCGGGCTTAGAGGCTGAAATGCACAACGATACGGTCGATTTTGTGAAACAACATCCCGATTGTTTCGAACGCAGCCTGCTGAAAGGGCACATTACCGCCTCGGGCTGGGTGCTTTCGCCCGGTAAAGATTCGGTACTGCTCATGCACCACCGCAAACTCGACCGCTGGTTCCAGCCCGGCGGCCATTGCGACGGCGACCCCAATGTCCGGGAAGTGGCGATGAAAGAAGTAATGGAAGAAACCGGCATCACCGCCCTCCAAGCATTGCACGACGGTATTTTCGACGTGGACGTGCATTTAATCCCTGAAAACAAAGACATTCCCGCGCATTTTCACTACGATATCCGCTTCGCTTTCAAAGCAGCGGAAGGACAGGAAATTGTGCTGAACAGTGAATCCAAAGACGTGCAATGGGTGCCCGTTTCGCAGGTTCAGCATTCGAATGATTCCGAATCCATCATGCGGATGGTCCGGAAGACTAGTTTGTTTGCGGCGCCCGTCGATTAA
- a CDS encoding 3-phosphoshikimate 1-carboxyvinyltransferase yields the protein MKSILVHPPQQPIRAEIQLAASKSECNRALIINALTGFQSELTNISEARDSQTMLRLLNSTDAVADVIDAGTTMRFLTAYFAVTNQKKTMTGTPRMCERPIGILVDALRKLGADITYEKVDGYPPLQLNGFTYSGNNELTMRGDVSSQYISALLMIAPQLPSGLKIKLEGEVGSRPYIEMTLNQMAHFGIEYIADWEHNTLTIPPFKYQPKPYAIESDWSGASYWYSIVALADDAEVELLGLKKDSLQGDSAIVDIMRHLGVESAFTDRGVLLTKIPAKASLGWDFTNCPDLAQTVAVVAAVKKIRLSLTGIESLKIKETDRVFALQQELKKLGAELTEIEKDHLYEVTTLTDIPTDPVPSIHTYDDHRMAMAFAPVGMVSDILIQEPGVVVKSYPGYWKDLAKVTTWEEV from the coding sequence GTGAAATCCATTCTCGTTCATCCCCCGCAACAACCCATACGTGCAGAAATACAGCTTGCCGCATCCAAAAGTGAATGTAACCGTGCGCTGATCATCAACGCGCTCACCGGCTTCCAGTCCGAGCTGACCAACATTTCCGAAGCCCGCGACTCGCAAACCATGCTTCGCCTGCTCAATTCCACCGACGCAGTGGCCGACGTGATCGATGCCGGTACGACCATGCGCTTTCTCACGGCCTATTTTGCGGTGACCAACCAAAAGAAAACCATGACCGGCACGCCGCGTATGTGCGAGCGGCCGATCGGGATCCTCGTGGATGCGCTGCGCAAGCTCGGGGCGGATATCACTTACGAAAAAGTGGACGGCTACCCGCCGCTCCAACTGAATGGCTTCACTTATTCAGGAAATAACGAACTCACCATGCGCGGCGACGTGAGCAGCCAGTACATTTCGGCCTTGCTGATGATCGCGCCGCAGCTTCCGAGCGGATTGAAGATCAAACTCGAAGGGGAAGTCGGTTCAAGACCTTACATTGAAATGACCTTGAACCAGATGGCGCATTTCGGGATCGAATACATTGCCGACTGGGAGCATAACACCTTGACGATACCGCCATTTAAATACCAGCCCAAACCCTACGCCATCGAATCCGACTGGTCGGGCGCGAGCTACTGGTACAGCATCGTGGCATTGGCCGACGACGCGGAAGTGGAATTGCTGGGACTGAAAAAAGATTCGCTCCAAGGCGACAGCGCCATCGTGGACATCATGCGCCACCTAGGCGTGGAAAGCGCATTCACCGATCGCGGTGTACTTTTAACCAAAATCCCTGCGAAGGCATCATTAGGCTGGGATTTTACCAACTGCCCCGACCTCGCCCAAACCGTAGCGGTGGTTGCAGCCGTGAAAAAGATCCGCCTGTCACTCACCGGCATCGAAAGCCTTAAAATAAAGGAAACCGACCGCGTGTTTGCCTTGCAGCAAGAGCTCAAAAAGCTTGGTGCGGAATTGACTGAGATCGAAAAAGACCATTTATACGAAGTAACGACCCTCACCGACATCCCGACCGATCCGGTGCCGTCCATTCACACCTACGACGACCACCGTATGGCGATGGCGTTCGCGCCCGTAGGCATGGTAAGCGACATCCTGATCCAAGAGCCCGGTGTAGTCGTGAAATCCTACCCCGGTTACTGGAAAGACCTTGCCAAGGTTACCACCTGGGAAGAAGTTTAG